In Macadamia integrifolia cultivar HAES 741 chromosome 5, SCU_Mint_v3, whole genome shotgun sequence, a single window of DNA contains:
- the LOC122078888 gene encoding uncharacterized protein LOC122078888 (The sequence of the model RefSeq protein was modified relative to this genomic sequence to represent the inferred CDS: added 100 bases not found in genome assembly): MLGTGLQFGRAHGEDRFYNPVKARRNHHQQQQQQQQQKQQQQQPQQQTQQQQSQRTRINGPVNTAVSTKGKAVVSDNREPENRAGSDENSKPMATPASESIIAPPSNLDRFLESTTPSVPAQYLSKTRMRGWRTCDVEFQPYFTLGDLWESFKEWSAYGAGVPLILNGSDCVVQYYVPYLSGIQIYGESRSSAKSRRPGEDTDGDYYRDSSSDGSSDCEIERGVKFSRELWNRHHPTSEVPLRMDRLSLGDKHVSIQEGFSSDDGEAGNSQGCLLFEFFEHDPPYSREPLADKISDLACQFPGLKTLRSYDLLSASWVSVAWYPIYRIPTGPTLRDLDACFLTFHYLSTPIRVGAGSGGKSPVVTYPNGMDGVPKISLPVFGMASYKFKGSMWTPNGRCERQLANKLLQDADNWLRSLQVNHPDFQFFASHGTIRR, translated from the exons ATGTTGGGGACGGGATTGCAGTTCGGGCGTGCCCATGGAGAGGATCGATTTTACAATCCGGTGAAAGCGAGGAGGAATCATCatcaacagcagcagcagcagcagcagcaaaaacaacaacaacaacaaccacagCAACAAACACAGCAACAACAGAGTCAAAGAACTAGGATTAATGGACCTGTGAACACGGCAGTGTCGACGAAGGGTAAGGCCGTTGTTTCAGACAACAGAGAGCCGGAAAACCGAGCGGGATCTGACGAGAATTCGAAACCTATGGCTACACCGGCTTCAGAATCAATTATCGCTCCTCCCAGTAATCTCGATCGTTTTCTTGAATCAACAACACCATCTGTTCCCGCGCAGTACCTCTCTAAG acaAGAATGAGGGGTTGGAGGACTTGCGATGTAGAATTCCAGCCCTACTTCACCCTTGGGGATCTGTGGGAATCTTTTAAGGAATGGAGTGCATATGGCGCAGGAGTGCCTTTGATACTCAACGGTAGTGATTGTGTCGTTCAATATTATGTCCCCTATTTGTCTGGCATCCAAATATACGGTGAATCAAGGTCGTCTGCCAAATCGAG GAGACCTGGGGAGGACACTGATGGCGATTATTATAGAGATTCAAGTAGTGATGGAAGCAGCGATTGCGAAATTGAAAGGGGGGTGAAATTCTCAAGAGAGCTGTGGAATCGTCACCATCCAACTAGTGAGGTCCCTCTTCGTATGGACAGGTTGTCTTTGGGAGACAAGCATGTTTCTATCCAAGAAGGCTTTTCTAGTGACGATGGTGAAGCTGGGAATTCACAAGGTTGCTTGCTTTTTGAGTTTTTTGAACATGATCCTCCTTACAGTCGTGAACCTTTGGCTGACAAg ATCTCAGATCTTGCATGCCAATTTCCTGGACTTAAGACACTCAGAAGCTACGATTTGCTTTCAGCCAGTTGGGTCTCTGTGGCATG GTATCCAATATACAGGATACCCACAGGACCAACATTGAGAGATCTGGATGCTTGTTTTTTGACATTCCATTATCTTTCTACACCTATTCGAG TAGGTGCTGGAAGCGGCGGAAAGTCTCCGGTCGTGACCTATCCCAATGGGATGGATGGTGTCCCCAAGATTTCCCTGCCTGTTTTTGGCATGGCCTCTTATAAGTTCAAGGGGTCAATGTGGACTCCGAACGGAAGATGTGAGCGTCAATTAGC
- the LOC122078889 gene encoding putative glutamine amidotransferase GAT1_2.1, whose product MASSDLSTILPRVLIVSRRSVRKNKFVDFVGEYHLDLIVSYGAVPVIVPRVAGVHTLLDSFEPIHGVLLCEGEDIDPSLYDTQLSGLSPEELEEIRRSHVSDTDIDKEKDTIELRLAKLCLERNIPYLGICRGSQVLNVACGGSLYQDIEKELSKNHSEGEKVVHIDYDNYDGHRHKVKVVKNTPLDAWFRDSLEEGKMEILVNSYHHQGVKRLAQRFVPMAHAPDGLVEGFYDPDAYNPHEGKFIMGLQFHPERMRHPGLEDFDYPGCPSAYQEFARAVIAYQKKLNSSISMPKGLKLDQEMEKKRSIIVRSFSIAKEMYTAGREMPPDKCDLEAGAEFLQSNTALSAQQEKRLKQMGATVRNAHAYLERLKLNEERETLARNVMGKMSMEQLSDLMSFYHMMGKICSEVLEKKVDSQCLLN is encoded by the exons ATGGCTTCTTCTGACCTCTCCACCATTCTTCCAAGGGTCCTCATCGTCTCCCGAAGAAGCGTTCGCAAGAACAAGTTTGTTGACTTTGTGG GTGAATATCATCTCGATCTCATAGTAAGTTATGGGGCGGTGCCTGTAATTGTCCCAAGAGTCGCCGGAGTTCACACCTTATTGGACAGCTTCGAGCCAATCCATGGAGTTCTACTCTGTGAAGGTGAAGACATAGACCCTTCACTCTATGACACTCAGCTCTCTGGCCTTTCCCCTGAGGAGCTAGAAGAGATCAGGAGATCCCATGTGAGTGATACAGATATCGACAAAGAGAAGGATACCATAGAACTGAGGCTTGCCAAGCTCTGCCTTGAAAGGAACATACCCTACTTGGGGATCTGTCGAGGATCACAGGTCCTTAACGTTGCTTGTGGGGGATCCCTTTATCAAGATATTGAGAAAGAACTCTCCAAGAATCACTCGGAAGGAGAAAAAGTGGTACACATTGACTATGATAACTATGATGGGCATCGTCATAAGGTGAAGGTAGTGAAGAACACCCCATTGGATGCCTGGTTCAGGGATTCTCTAGAGGAAGGGAAGATGGAGATTTTGGTTAACAGCTACCATCATCAAGGTGTCAAGAGATTAGCCCAAAGGTTTGTTCCAATGGCTCATGCTCCAGATGGTTTGGTTGAAGGGTTCTATGATCCTGATGCTTATAATCCCCATGAGGGTAAGTTCATAATGGGACTCCAATTCCATCCAGAGCGTATGAGGCACCCTGGGTTGGAGGATTTCGATTATCCTGGTTGTCCATCAGCATATCAG GAATTTGCGAGAGCAGTGATTGCTTACCAAAAGAAACTGAATAGCTCAATAAGTATGCCAAAAGGTCTGAAACTTGATCAagagatggaaaagaaaagaagcatcATTGTTCGAAGTTTCTCCATTGCCAAAGAGATGTACACTGCAGGGCGTGAGATGCCTCCGGATAAGTGTGACCTTGAAGCTGGAGCTGAATTTCTCCAG TCGAATACAGCTTTGAGTGCACAACAAGAGAAGAGGTTGAAACAGATGGGTGCAACAGTAAGGAATGCTCATGCATACCTTGAAAGATTGAAGTTGAATGAAGAGAGGGAGACGCTAGCCAGGAATGTAATGGGGAAGATGTCAATGGAGCAATTGTCTGATCTCATGTCCTTTTATCATATGATGGGGAAAATCTGTTCAGAGGTTTTAGAGAAGAAGGTGGACAGCCAGTGCCTTCTCAACTGA
- the LOC122078885 gene encoding kinesin-like protein NACK1 — MTIRTPATPASKIDRTPASTPGGHKAKEEKIVVTVRLRPLSKREQSHKDQVAWECIDDHSIKFKPPSQERSVAPVSYTFDKVFGPACLTEAVYEEGVKNVALSALMGINATIFAYGQTSSGKTFTMRGITEKAVNDIYDHISNNPERDFTIKISGLEIYNENVRDLLNLDPSRNLKLLDDPEKGTVVEKLVEETANNDQHLRHLISICEAQRQVGETALNDTSSRSHQIIRLTIESILRENSGCVKSFVASLNFVDLAGSERASQTHADGARLKEGCHINRSLMTLTTVIRKLSVGKKTGHIPYRDSKLTRILQHSLGGNARTAIICTLSPALSHVEQSRNTLSFATRAKEVTNTAQVNMVVSEKQLLKNLQKEVARLEAELQTPDPSKEKEQKIQQMEMEIEELRRQRDLAQAQVHELRRKMQEQPVLNPFESTRPVAKCLNFSGSLSPKLDGKESARGDRTGNTLGRQTMRQSSTAPFMLRHEIRKLEQLQEQLGEEANRALEVLQKEVACHRLGNQDAAETIAKLQADLREMRAVRSTVKQVEMGEAVAANKSVSANLKEEITRLHSQGSTIADLEEQLENVQKSIDKLVMSLPSNNQQCNSEVTPKSKSHSKKKKMLPLATSNSGNLQNLIRSPCSPVSSSRKVLESETENKPPENNDIVSSETLLEPEKVTPSKIEDGGDISSREGTPCYRRSSSVNMQKMQKMFQNAAEENVRSIRAYVTELKERVAKLQYQKQLLVCQVLELEANEGAGYDMENNENSSELQEPPVSWHVTFQEQRKQIIELWDVCHVSIIHRTQFYLLFKGDPADQIYLEVELRSLTWLQQHFAELGDASPARFGDEPTISLSSSIRALKREREFLAKRVQQLTVEERDALYIKWDVPLDGKQRKLQLVSKLWLDPHDRKHVEESAELVAKLVGFCEGGKVSKEMFELNFMVPADKRPWTLGWNPISNLLHL; from the exons ATGACAATTCGAACTCCAGCTACACCAGCTTCAAAGATAGACAGGACACCAGCATCCACACCAGGTGGGCACAAAGCTAAGGAAGAAAAGATTGTTGTGACAGTACGGTTAAGACCTTTAAGCAAACGTGAACAGTCACATAAAGATCAAGTAGCATGGGAATGCATTGATGATCATAGTATCAAATTCAAGCCACCATCTCAGGAGCGGTCGGTTGCGCCCGTATCCTACACCTTTG ATAAGGTCTTTGGTCCTGCTTGTCTGACTGAGGCGGTCTATGaggaaggtgtgaagaatgttGCTTTGTCAGCATTAATGGGCATAAACG CAACCATATTTGCTTATGGGCAAACTAGTAGCGGAAAGACTTTCACGATGAGAGGAATAACGGAGAAGGCGGTAAATGATATATATGATCACATTTCTAAT AATCCAGAGAGAGATTTTACAATAAAGATTTCTGGACTGGAAATTTATAATGAGAATGTCAGGGACCTATTAAATCTAGATCCTTCTCGTAATCTTAAACTTTTGGATGATCCAGAG AAAGGAACTGTGGTTGAGAAGTTGGTAGAAGAGACAGCAAATAATGATCAGCACTTGAGACATTTAATCAGTATTTGTGAAG CTCAAAGGCAAGTTGGCGAAACTGCATTAAATGATACGAGCTCAAGATCACACCAGATAATAAGGCTG ACCATAGAGAGTATACTCCGGGAGAATTCAGGTTGTGTGAAGTCTTTTGTTGCAAGCCTG AACTTTGTTGACCTTGCTGGAAGTGAAAGAGCTTCACAGACACATGCAGATGGTGCTAGGCTCAAGGAAGGGTGCCATATCAACCGTAGCTTGATGACTCTCACAACTGTAATCAGAAAGCTCAG TGTTGGAAAGAAAACTGGCCATATACCATATCGAGATTCAAAGCTCACACGCATATTGCAGCACTCTCTTGGAGGAAATGCTCGTACTGCTATCATCTGTACCTTGAGTCCAGCACTGAGCCATGTGGAGCAATCTCGCAATACTCTCTCCTTTGCCACCCGTGCAAAGGAAGTCACTAATACTGCCCAAGTAAACATG GTTGTTTCAGAGAAACAACTGCTGAAAAATTTGCAAAAGGAAGTAGCCAGACTTGAAGCAGAGCTCCAAACCCCTGATCCATCTAAggaaaaagaacagaaaattcAGCAG ATGGAGATGGAAATTGAAGAACTGAGGCGCCAGAGAGATCTTGCTCAAGCTCAAGTCCATGAATTGCGTAGGAAAATGCAGGAGCAGCCG GTATTGAACCCATTTGAATCAACCCGCCCAGTAGCAAAGTGCCTCAACTTTTCTGGTTCATTATCACCAAAACTTGATGGGAAGGAATCTGCTCGGGGTGATAGAACAGGAAACACTCTGGGAAGGCAGACAATGAGGCAATCTTCAACTGCTCCCTTCATGCTTAGGCATGAAATTCGGAAGCTTGAGCAGCTCCAGGAGCAGCTTGGAGAAGAAGCAAACCGGGCCCTGGAAGTTCTACAGAAGGAGGTTGCTTGTCACAGATTAGGTAATCAAGATGCAGCTGAGACTATTGCCAAGCTGCAAGCTGATTTAAGGGAAATGCGTGCTGTGAGGTCAACAGTAAAACAAGTTGAAATGGGAGAAGCTGTTGCTGCTAACAAGAGTGTTAGTGCCAACCTCAAAGAAGAGATCACTAGGCTTCATTCACAGGGAAGCACCATTGCCGATCTTGAGGAGCAGCTTGAAAACGTTCAGAAGTCTATTGACAAGTTGGTAATGTCCCTCCCAAGTAATAATCAACAATGCAATAGCGAGGTGACTCCAAAATCCAAGAGTcactcaaagaaaaagaaaatgcttCCTTTAGCCACGAGTAACAGTGGTAACCTTCAAAATCTCATAAGATCTCCGTGCTCACCTGTGTCATCGTCTCGCAAGGTATTGGAATCTGAAACAGAGAACAAGCCTCCAGAAAACAATGACATTGTATCTAGTGAAACTTTACTGGAACCCGAGAAAGTGACTCCATCAAAGATTGAAGACGGTGGAGATATATCATCAAGGGAAGGAACCCCCTGCTACAGGCGTTCGAGTTCTGTAAACATGCAAAAAATGCAAAAGATGTTTCAGAATGCAGCTGAGGAGAATGTGAGAAGCATTAGGGCATATGTTACAGAGCTGAAAGAACGCGTGGCCAAGCTGCAGTACCAGAAGCAGCTGCTCGTTTGCCAG GTATTGGAATTAGAAGCAAATGAAGGTGCTGGATATGATATGGAGAATAATGAGAACTCATCTGAGCTACAGGAGCCCCCTGTCTCATGGCATGTCACTTTTCAGGAGCAGAGGAAACAAATTATTGAGTTGTGGGATGTGTGCCATGTTTCAATCATACATAGAACGCAATTTTACTTGTTATTCAAGGGTGACCCAGCAGATCAGATTTATTTGGAGGTTGAGCTACGTAGCTTGACTTGGTTGCAGCAGCACTTTGCAGAACTTGGGGATGCAAGCCCAGCCCGCTTTGGTGATGAACCTACCATCTCTCTATCCTCAAG TATTAGAGCATTAAAGCGTGAAAGGGAGTTCCTTGCTAAGAGGGTCCAACAATTGACTGTAGAGGAACGAGATGCACTGTACATAAAATGGGATGTCCCACTTGATGGAAAGCAGAGGAAGCTACAACTTGTAAGTAAGCTATGGCTAGATCCTCATGATCGCAAGCATGTAGAGGAGAGTGCTGAGTTAGTTGCGAAGCTGGTAGGATTCTGTGAAGGTGGGAAAGTATCAAAGGAGATGTTTGAGCTGAATTTCATGGTTCCAGCAGACAAGAGACCGTGGACTCTGGGTTGGAATCCAATCTCTAATCTTCTACACTTGTAA